In Symmachiella dynata, the following are encoded in one genomic region:
- a CDS encoding carbamoyltransferase, translating to MTAILGLSAFYHDSAAALIIDGEIVAAAQEERFTRIKHDFAFPQNAVDYCLAEAGITPEQLDYVGFYDKPVTKFERLLETYLAFVPAGYRSFRQAMPLWLKQKLHLPRELNRGLGGRYAGRFVFTDHHESHAASAFFPSPFEEAAILTIDGVGEWSTTCFGVGRGNNIQLTNEIRFPHSLGLLYSAFTYYTGFRVNSGEYKVMGLAPYGQPIYKDRILGHVLDLKADGSFRMDMSYFNYCQGLTMTSEKFHKLFGGPPREAESEVTQREMDLAASVQAVTEEVMLRMAQHVHETTGLKNLVLAGGVALNCVANGRILREGPFENLWIQPAAGDAGGALGTALFIWHQLLEKPRTPSTPDQQHGSFLGPQFSDAEIQQTLSQHNAVYEVCDSDEQLCEEVAELIAQQNVIGWFQGRMEFGPRALGGRSILGDARSQEMQSLMNLKIKFRESFRPFAPIVLREYVDRYFEMRPQEDSPYMLLVAPVHPDIRTPPSPEQEQAFGIDKLNFCRSEIPAVTHVDYSARVQTVDRDRNPLVHQLLTCYYQKTECPVLINTSFNVRSEPIVCTPDDAYRCFMATDMDVLVLGRHVLLKAQQPQQMSEAERNEHLGQFQLD from the coding sequence ATGACCGCCATTCTGGGCCTTTCGGCGTTTTATCACGATTCGGCCGCTGCGCTGATCATCGACGGAGAAATCGTCGCCGCTGCGCAAGAAGAGCGTTTCACCCGCATCAAACATGACTTCGCCTTTCCTCAAAACGCAGTCGATTATTGCCTGGCCGAAGCGGGCATCACGCCGGAACAACTGGATTACGTCGGTTTCTATGACAAACCGGTCACCAAATTCGAACGACTGTTGGAGACCTATCTCGCCTTTGTTCCCGCAGGATATCGCTCGTTTCGACAAGCCATGCCGTTGTGGCTCAAGCAGAAACTACACCTACCGCGCGAACTGAACCGCGGTCTAGGGGGACGTTATGCGGGCCGGTTTGTGTTCACCGATCATCACGAGTCGCACGCCGCTAGCGCGTTTTTTCCATCACCGTTTGAAGAAGCAGCCATCTTGACGATCGATGGCGTGGGCGAATGGTCGACGACCTGCTTCGGCGTCGGTCGTGGCAATAATATCCAACTAACAAACGAAATCCGCTTTCCACATTCGTTGGGCCTGCTGTATTCCGCTTTCACTTACTACACCGGATTTCGCGTCAACAGCGGCGAATACAAAGTCATGGGGCTGGCTCCTTATGGACAACCGATCTACAAGGATCGGATTTTGGGGCATGTCTTGGACTTAAAGGCGGATGGCTCGTTTCGCATGGACATGAGCTATTTCAACTATTGCCAAGGCCTGACGATGACGTCGGAAAAATTCCATAAGCTTTTCGGCGGCCCGCCGCGTGAAGCGGAATCGGAGGTCACGCAGCGCGAGATGGACTTGGCGGCATCGGTGCAGGCGGTCACCGAAGAGGTCATGCTCCGCATGGCGCAGCACGTTCATGAGACGACCGGACTGAAGAACTTGGTTCTGGCCGGGGGAGTCGCCTTAAACTGCGTGGCCAATGGTCGGATTCTCCGTGAAGGGCCGTTTGAGAACCTCTGGATTCAACCCGCAGCCGGCGATGCCGGGGGCGCCTTGGGCACAGCCCTGTTCATCTGGCATCAACTACTGGAAAAGCCGCGTACACCAAGCACACCCGATCAGCAGCACGGTTCGTTTCTCGGTCCGCAATTTTCCGACGCCGAGATTCAGCAGACGTTGTCCCAGCACAACGCAGTTTACGAAGTCTGTGACTCCGATGAACAGCTTTGCGAAGAAGTCGCGGAATTGATCGCGCAGCAAAACGTGATCGGCTGGTTTCAAGGACGCATGGAATTCGGACCCCGCGCGCTGGGGGGGCGCAGCATTTTAGGGGATGCTCGTAGCCAGGAGATGCAGTCCCTCATGAACCTGAAAATCAAATTCCGCGAGTCGTTTCGCCCGTTTGCCCCGATCGTGCTGCGGGAGTATGTCGATCGCTATTTCGAAATGCGGCCCCAGGAAGACAGCCCTTATATGCTGCTGGTGGCCCCCGTGCACCCAGACATCCGCACTCCACCCAGTCCGGAACAAGAACAGGCCTTTGGAATCGACAAACTCAATTTTTGCCGGTCAGAAATTCCAGCGGTCACGCATGTCGACTACTCCGCACGCGTGCAGACGGTTGACCGTGACCGCAATCCCCTGGTTCATCAACTACTGACGTGTTACTATCAAAAGACTGAGTGTCCGGTGCTGATTAACACCAGCTTTAATGTGCGCAGCGAACCGATCGTCTGTACGCCGGATGATGCGTACCGCTGTTTTATGGCGACCGATATGGATGTGCTGGTCCTTGGGCGGCACGTGTTGTTGAAAGCACAACAGCCTCAGCAGATGAGCGAAGCGGAACGCAACGAACACCTTGGTCAATTCCAACTGGACTGA
- a CDS encoding ABC transporter ATP-binding protein produces MNAKASPKKSGEKPVLDIKNLTKRYGSFTALNDLTLSLNAGQILGVIGPNGAGKTTTIKILVGLSRPTSGTATIDGVDCVEDAREMKRLVGYMPDKFGSYDNMRVSEYLDFFGAAFGMSTAQRSSRIKDVMQMTNTEYMKDRFVESLSHGMQQRVGLARTLLHDPKVLILDEPVNGLDPQSRIEMRDLLIELAGQGKTLMVTSHILPELARICQQVAIITNGTLRAFGSVDDIGSLVSQQRTVEAHLLKAGDVKSAAKVIRASIEEGAEVVESAAESIVRFRTAATEEKLAKLLVKLFKAGVYVSQFREVQTDLEEAFMSFTSTPPSSATKSPAGVTSDV; encoded by the coding sequence ATGAATGCGAAAGCATCGCCTAAAAAATCCGGCGAAAAGCCCGTTCTCGACATTAAAAACTTGACGAAACGGTATGGTTCCTTCACGGCACTCAATGATTTGACCCTCTCCTTGAATGCGGGCCAGATCCTAGGTGTCATTGGTCCCAACGGCGCGGGCAAAACGACCACAATCAAAATCCTGGTGGGGCTCAGTCGCCCGACGTCGGGAACCGCCACGATTGATGGCGTGGATTGTGTCGAGGATGCCCGAGAGATGAAGCGACTAGTCGGATATATGCCCGACAAATTCGGTTCCTATGACAACATGCGCGTCAGCGAGTACCTTGACTTTTTCGGTGCCGCCTTCGGGATGTCCACCGCGCAGCGTTCCTCGCGGATCAAAGACGTCATGCAAATGACGAATACCGAATACATGAAAGATCGGTTCGTCGAAAGCCTCAGTCACGGTATGCAGCAACGTGTGGGTCTGGCCCGAACGCTACTGCACGATCCCAAAGTCTTAATCCTGGACGAGCCCGTCAATGGTCTCGACCCACAGTCACGCATCGAAATGCGTGACCTGCTCATCGAATTGGCTGGGCAGGGAAAGACTTTGATGGTCACGAGCCATATTCTGCCGGAGCTGGCGCGTATTTGTCAGCAGGTCGCGATTATTACCAACGGAACCTTGCGGGCATTTGGGTCGGTCGATGACATCGGCAGTCTCGTCAGCCAGCAACGTACGGTCGAAGCGCACCTTCTGAAGGCAGGGGACGTGAAGTCGGCTGCTAAAGTCATCCGGGCATCCATCGAAGAGGGAGCCGAAGTGGTTGAGTCCGCCGCCGAGTCGATCGTTCGCTTTCGGACGGCGGCGACCGAAGAAAAACTCGCCAAACTGTTAGTCAAACTATTCAAGGCTGGTGTCTACGTGAGCCAGTTTCGTGAAGTTCAAACGGACCTGGAAGAAGCGTTTATGTCGTTCACATCGACTCCGCCCAGTTCTGCGACAAAGAGCCCTGCTGGAGTAACGTCAGATGTTTAG
- a CDS encoding ABC transporter permease, with amino-acid sequence MFSAVLRRELVTPLRRRRMIVFQIAVATLFALLIAARWPTDGQVALLGARSQQIFRLFGYGLMATLLLLLPVFPAASIVSEKISGTLGLLFNTPLGPIRIFVAKLLASLSLAGMILAMSLPAAGACYSMGGLSLYEEIGKVYLLLLLVALQYTAIGLLVSSYAQSVDSAIRITYGIVLVTCVLTLGPHYFFQGTEGSLASFGEMLRSMSPLAALTSLTGAADIGGKGLMTKTNVMGQFTVWSLLCTAVTSAWTISRLNHKIFDKSRASGTMSDDLSKSGQLVRRIFFLVDPQKRSRPIPLFLNPVMVKEFRCRKFGRLNWLLRLVAVCAMLSLGLTYATTAGTTDWGVETIGGIMVVMQVALIVLIAPSLSAGLLSTEREFGSWQLLQTTPLSMTRIIWGKLLSAILPLMLLLCATMPGYMVIAYIEPGMSLQVQRVIVCLVLTAFFAMSCSAAVGCFFRRSAVAIASAYGVLLSICCLPLLVWMGKDAPFGHRVVETALSFSSIAAAFSAIRMPGFDNYDLIPANWWFMGIGSLISLIVLPAWAYHISKPQ; translated from the coding sequence ATGTTTAGTGCGGTGTTGAGGCGAGAGTTGGTCACGCCGCTGCGTCGCCGACGGATGATTGTTTTTCAGATTGCGGTAGCGACGCTATTTGCCCTGTTGATTGCCGCCCGCTGGCCAACCGACGGACAAGTCGCTCTGCTAGGAGCGCGCTCACAGCAGATTTTCCGCTTGTTCGGATATGGGCTGATGGCCACGCTGCTGTTATTGCTGCCGGTGTTTCCTGCAGCAAGCATCGTGAGTGAAAAGATCAGCGGCACACTCGGTCTGCTGTTCAATACTCCGTTGGGCCCCATTCGGATCTTCGTTGCCAAACTGCTGGCGTCGTTGTCATTGGCGGGCATGATTCTCGCGATGAGCCTCCCAGCTGCAGGAGCCTGTTATTCGATGGGCGGCCTGTCGCTGTACGAAGAGATCGGAAAGGTTTACCTGTTGCTCCTGCTTGTGGCGCTGCAGTACACGGCCATCGGCTTGCTCGTGAGTAGTTACGCGCAATCGGTCGACTCTGCGATTCGCATCACCTATGGCATTGTGCTTGTGACATGCGTTTTGACATTAGGCCCCCACTATTTCTTCCAAGGCACCGAAGGCAGCTTGGCCAGCTTTGGCGAAATGTTACGAAGCATGTCCCCCTTGGCTGCACTGACGTCGCTCACAGGTGCGGCGGATATCGGCGGCAAAGGCTTGATGACAAAGACAAACGTCATGGGACAATTCACAGTCTGGTCGCTGCTTTGCACAGCGGTGACGTCGGCCTGGACGATCAGTCGTCTGAATCACAAAATCTTCGACAAATCGCGGGCCTCCGGAACGATGAGCGATGACCTCTCCAAGTCCGGCCAGCTCGTACGGAGAATATTTTTTCTGGTGGATCCTCAGAAACGGTCCCGGCCCATCCCCTTGTTTCTCAATCCCGTGATGGTCAAAGAATTTCGCTGTCGAAAATTCGGGCGACTGAACTGGCTCCTGCGACTGGTGGCCGTCTGTGCGATGCTCTCCTTGGGACTCACATACGCGACGACCGCCGGCACGACTGACTGGGGCGTCGAAACAATTGGCGGCATCATGGTTGTGATGCAAGTCGCATTGATCGTCCTGATCGCGCCTAGCCTCTCTGCCGGGCTGCTCAGTACGGAACGCGAATTCGGCAGCTGGCAATTGCTACAGACGACTCCCCTGTCCATGACCCGCATTATTTGGGGCAAACTGCTCAGCGCCATTTTGCCATTGATGCTCCTGCTTTGCGCCACCATGCCGGGATATATGGTGATTGCCTACATCGAACCGGGAATGAGCCTGCAGGTCCAGCGCGTCATTGTTTGCTTGGTGCTCACCGCATTTTTTGCAATGTCCTGCAGCGCAGCTGTCGGCTGTTTTTTCCGCCGCTCTGCCGTTGCAATCGCCAGTGCCTACGGAGTTTTGCTCTCCATCTGTTGCTTGCCCTTATTGGTCTGGATGGGCAAAGACGCCCCGTTTGGGCATCGTGTTGTAGAAACGGCTTTATCTTTCAGTTCGATCGCTGCTGCCTTTTCAGCGATCAGAATGCCAGGCTTTGATAACTACGATCTCATTCCCGCAAACTGGTGGTTTATGGGAATTGGATCGCTAATATCTTTGATTGTGTTGCCTGCCTGGGCCTATCATATTTCAAAACCCCAGTGA
- a CDS encoding HEAT repeat domain-containing protein gives MDSDPGLQIPEPVKDIHPNLTTLWLEALNRPETDMQRMAAESIARATQRDIPGLDKAVPRLEEILVAEESHPAARYAAARALIALDSRASSDKLLETSQSHGADLRQLIEPALAAWENPAAKTVWMERLAAKETGPRNLILAMRGLAELQDQSALPDLVAIANDLTRTSAVRLEAATAAGKIAESGLEQDAERLAGNTSGPRFINQLCAIRLLAGHSSAGAKTLITELAGHDEPAVAAAALQRLNEIDHALVLPLAEKAMQSPDPEVRRQGALCMLQLPSVDHIVPLSKLLADPHPGVRSEVSEGLYKLSEKPDLNEPIRAAAMQVLAGDRWQGQEQASLLLGALEHKPAADRFIELMESPRVEVRLPATWALRKIAVPETIPALIAQGSELTQRRRITNQPGMDEQVAHLFEALGVLKAEDATPLLLQYVPKRVRMNNLSRGSAIWALGQINEGSPNEQLEEALIERIYDFAPQPSEVKLVKEMSAIALGRMQAVDQAQMLRRFALDDSQFASSGSDDSNMRFRMALIWAVKELTGDELPTPKPNTIGQGNWFLEPLP, from the coding sequence ATGGATTCCGATCCGGGGCTTCAAATCCCCGAGCCTGTCAAAGATATCCATCCCAATCTGACGACACTATGGTTGGAGGCCCTGAATCGCCCCGAGACCGACATGCAGCGCATGGCAGCTGAGTCGATTGCTCGCGCGACTCAACGGGACATTCCGGGTCTAGACAAAGCAGTGCCCCGGCTAGAGGAAATCCTCGTGGCTGAGGAATCGCACCCTGCCGCGCGCTATGCGGCGGCTCGCGCATTGATCGCGCTGGACTCACGTGCTTCGAGTGACAAGTTGCTTGAAACATCTCAGTCCCACGGCGCCGACCTGCGGCAACTCATTGAACCTGCCCTGGCCGCCTGGGAGAATCCCGCAGCGAAAACGGTCTGGATGGAGCGTCTTGCCGCGAAGGAAACAGGCCCACGCAACCTGATTCTAGCGATGCGTGGGTTGGCTGAACTCCAAGACCAATCCGCGTTGCCTGATTTGGTCGCGATTGCCAACGACCTGACACGCACTTCGGCCGTACGCCTGGAGGCAGCAACAGCAGCAGGAAAGATCGCAGAATCCGGTCTCGAACAAGATGCGGAGCGTCTTGCCGGCAATACCAGTGGCCCACGGTTCATCAATCAATTGTGCGCCATTCGCCTGCTCGCTGGTCATTCGAGTGCAGGGGCCAAGACACTCATCACTGAATTGGCCGGACATGACGAGCCAGCGGTTGCTGCAGCTGCACTGCAACGGTTGAACGAAATCGATCATGCCCTGGTGCTCCCCTTGGCAGAAAAAGCGATGCAGAGCCCCGATCCGGAAGTCCGCCGGCAGGGAGCGCTCTGCATGCTGCAGCTTCCGTCGGTCGATCACATTGTACCGCTCAGCAAATTATTGGCGGACCCGCATCCCGGAGTTCGCAGCGAAGTCAGTGAGGGCCTTTATAAGCTTTCTGAAAAACCGGACCTGAACGAACCGATTCGCGCAGCTGCGATGCAGGTCCTCGCCGGAGACCGCTGGCAAGGACAGGAGCAAGCTTCATTATTGCTGGGAGCCCTCGAACACAAACCGGCAGCTGATCGGTTCATTGAATTGATGGAATCTCCACGCGTGGAAGTCCGGCTTCCCGCCACCTGGGCACTCCGCAAAATAGCGGTCCCAGAAACCATTCCCGCCCTGATTGCCCAAGGCTCAGAACTAACCCAACGCCGCAGAATCACCAATCAACCGGGCATGGATGAGCAGGTGGCCCATCTGTTTGAAGCGCTGGGCGTGCTCAAGGCAGAGGACGCCACGCCGCTGCTGCTTCAGTATGTCCCCAAACGCGTCCGGATGAATAATCTTTCGCGAGGCTCTGCGATCTGGGCCCTGGGTCAGATCAACGAAGGGAGCCCCAATGAACAGCTCGAAGAGGCGCTGATCGAGCGAATTTATGACTTTGCCCCCCAACCGAGTGAAGTCAAACTCGTCAAGGAAATGTCCGCCATTGCACTAGGCCGTATGCAGGCGGTCGACCAGGCCCAGATGCTACGGCGTTTTGCTCTGGATGATTCACAATTTGCCTCATCAGGCAGTGACGATTCGAACATGCGATTTCGGATGGCTCTCATCTGGGCGGTCAAGGAGTTGACCGGTGATGAACTCCCTACCCCCAAACCCAATACCATTGGACAGGGAAATTGGTTCTTAGAACCGCTTCCCTAA